Part of the Vigna angularis cultivar LongXiaoDou No.4 chromosome 1, ASM1680809v1, whole genome shotgun sequence genome, tattttgtgttgtgatgtgatgttctattTTCTGTATGCATGTCATGTATTTTAtctgttaattaaatttttttttttctttcctgtgttttattttgaaattttctttttagatgtctacctattttaattttgtgaacaaTGTTTATTCTGCCGATACCTCTAATTATGAATCTCCTTCTGCATGGTACTTTAATTATTCTGCTGATTTTTGTAATGAGAACAATATTGCGCATCCTCTGGTGAGGGGCGTACATGATGATGTTGCCCAGTCTATATCAGATTTTGAAAGCAAGTTGGACGATAAGATTGACTCTCTTGAGAAGTTGGTGACACAATTGACTACCAACAGGAGATCTACATCTCCATCTGCGTCTGTTGCACGACTATGTGCTATTTGTCTTTCCAGTAACCACTATACAGATGCATGTCCTTCTTTGCAGCACCATGTTGCCTCTGATGCGCCTCAAGCTTATTCTACGAACATCTACAACAGGctacaaaaacaacaacaacagcagaTGCAATTTTATGATGCTCCCTTTCAAATAACTCCTCAACCTTCAACTTCTGaacctacattgaaggagttattagagcagatgaccatgcagaatctcaagttcaagcaagagagcatgaagatccagcaggaaactcaagctgccatgcagaATCTGAGTAATCAGATCAGGCAGATGGtcactcttgcacctgaggagaatgctgaagtttttgaggaccaggcaagaataagcagtaCTATGGAGCCAGGTAGACCATTTTTATCTTCCACCGTGGAGGTAAGTGTACCGCAACTTGAATGTGCAGTTGATGAATTGGAAATTCATGAGAAAATTTCTACTgagcaaaaacatgtttattctGAAACTGATATAGATTTGATTGACAATTCTGAAGTTTTTGATTCAGTATTAGTTTCTGAAACCATTGATATAAATGTTGTGTTGAATGAACATGATTACAGTGATGAAATTTCCATTGATAATAGCTTGGAACTGAATGTGGATTTTGTTGATAATGCATAtgtcaatattgattttgagaCAGGAATTTTGCAATCGCATAACATGATAGAGTTAGAACAAAATTTCGATCTGACTCAGTTTTCTGAGAATTGTGAATGTGATTGTGAATCTGGTTCTTGCCCgatttgtattgaaattgattatgtgttACAAACAGATTCTGAATTCATAACAGATGTTATTGATTATGAGTTTGATGACCAGGTTACAAAAGTAAATGAGAATACAGGTATTACTCCGGTGTCTCAGACTCAACAACTGCTGGTGGACAGAAGGCTCCTCATTTTATTGATACAACAACTTGCTCGgagaagaagcaagaaaactcTTGATTTGAGTAAGACGGCAGTACTGGGCGAGCTGCTCCTGAAGACATCTTCGCCGGATCCTGAGGTGGAAGATATATCACTGATGGCCCagaattggcaactgccaccatgaccagggaGCACTCTTTTTCCTCATTATGTACATAGCTTTTCTGGTGTGTTTTGATGGTTGCATTTAtttcgttttattttttttaaattgtgggcataaaaattaaaaaaaaaattgtgatataatattttgttttaagcgtatcaaatctttattttgatatgtgtatttatttcttagtttacgaatcattttttttttaaaaaaaaaaaaaaaagaaaaaaaaagagaagaaaaaaaaagagaaaaaaaaaagagtttttgtgttttgtttcaagtatgttattttgttaatatatgttaatatatgttttgtaattatgttttttgtttgctgtttttgaCATATGTGTTTTATCCGCTTTGATATTTTAATTCTGTATTAGGTCTGTTGTTTCGTTATTAtgtgttctgtttttatttatttattttgtttttgttaaaaaaaaattataaaaaaaaaaataaaataaaaataatctaagAGCATAATTAACATGTAAGGGCAGAGAGGTGTAATTTGAGCTGAAACTATCTGAGTACTTTTATTGAAAACCAAATTCACCGAAAACATTTTGTCTTACtttgttaattataataatattaataaaaaaaacataataaaacatGGGCAGTGATCGATCAGTAATGATCGTTAAGGATTACAgtccaacaaaaaaaataataaaaataaaatacataaaaagcATAATAAAGATGTTCGGAGGTCGATCTTTAGTGATCGTTAACATTACagaccaaataaaataaaacacataaaaaaaaaacataaaaaacataaaaacaaacaaacataaaaatttaaaactggaaGAATTcacgagctggttgtggtggtctaagggagagctccgttgagggagctctggttcggaatgtgagaagcatgggtggagggatttgtctCTCATCTCTATcatcgtcaatgatgatcggaacgggaaacagattcagcagcctcggtgccctcattatcacccagtcgtattctttcaacaaaaaaaaaaattgtgttaataaTTGTAGAGGAAtggaaaaaaatcaataaaattgagGTGTGATCAGagtcttaccgtacatatatagcggcagttgtgaaaactgagtgccagtggggtctatctccgcttgccagcgcctgacccgattgccgtggttgttgaaccagcagtgcacgttgtattcgctggcatctccgaacatccttagtcgagacgtgatctcgacaacttgcgctctacttgggtgtgtgaccccaaagttgtagattctggtcatcatctgggtctgattttcggtaggacgccaccgctgactggtgtatctctctgaTTCTATCTCACTCATCATTCCTCTcgataaattctaaaaaaaaaaaatatataaaaaaaaaaaaaacaaaaacataaaaaataaaaaacataaaaataaaataaaaaaaaaaaaaaaacagcaaaaagcataaaaaattttgttctgtgttttctttattttttcttgtttccttTTTGATTTATTTGTCCAGTCTGTATGTGAtgtttcagtgtctggtcttagatctgtttcacggtccttgcaaaagggtcctaaacggatctacgtccagttgtccttgtccatattgttcttgtatattatgtttctgtgtttattttgttttaagtggggtacgtggcgttgttctacccgattgtctctgccataccttcaaacgaagggagattaacgtctggtttccagccgatataccccttaaatTTTAAGACAgttatgttttaagtgttttatgtttagaaaaaaaaaattgaaaagggagAGGAAGAGCAGGAAAGAGGAAagcagagaagaaaaataaaggaaagcaggaaatggaaaataaaaggcagaaaataaagaagaacgAAGTGCATAAAGGAAGGGAACAGGCAGGAAAAGCTTAAAGGGGAGTATGGAAAGAAATTACATGAAGGAAAGAAGGAAGGTGTcgaggacttacctggagtagTAGGCTGGCAGAGAAGCTCCTCGGGGTTCTCACACTCTTCAGATGGCACCAGGGCAGAGGCTCCGCAGAGATTCCAGACGCTCAGGTTGAAAGAGAGAGGAGAGCGgagaggagaagagagagaagggagGATTAGAGAGAGAGACTAGGTCAGAAAATGTTGCTCGACGCTGAGATTGGCCTATTTATAGGCAAATTGtttccactgtagcaacagttccggtcgTTGCCACCGAGACTGTTGTCACAGTAACGGTCAtccttttttcaaaaaaaaaaaaaaaaaaaaaaaaaaaattggcatctactgatggatgttactaaAGAATTTCTTCCCTATTTCCtaactttttattgcacttatctatattatttgattgctctgaaattgataatctgacgattgtgacacactgaggacattgtgtgatttaagtgtggtctactgggaagaaattctgatttttctgttagtttctgttagtatgtattttgtgtgttaaattttttgtttttgagtgttaaatttttctgtttcaagttgtttttagtgtgttttgtgtgcaataaattttacatttttctcttgatttctggattatctaaattgtagatttttccttcacttacttactacttatagattgtaatccttgcttttctttgcttggaaagatgattatacgtttgagaggttgatttgattgtgacgaataccctgtgagagatttgagccacttaattttctttcttgtgtgtgatatgtatcttgaatgcttgcatatatgccttggcttgattctttttgatatacttgattgatatacatgttcagacgtgataaaggcatttttgttcttgagcctctttagccaaataagcctaccctgCTATTATCCTTTgaaacccctttgagcctatactgtatTTATTTCCTTGTgattgaagctcatacactgatcctaagtaaAAACAATGATTACCTAAAACgtaggaaagtctggagctacagaagtgttttgtgaaaaagtgtggtctccttgggaattctgatgaattggctagttagttcctcatcatgttttgaaaatatgaattatatcctgttgtgtgataaaaaaaaaaaaaaagacaggatgaaaaaaaaaattgatgagaaaaagagaggaaaatgaaaaataattttgaggacaatggagtcgagaagaggattgaattagaggtttgggtgagatttgaCTGTATTTCCTTGTTTTCCCCAGTGCTCCTCTAATTCTTCTGAGATCTAGCTACTTTTCCAAATTTATCCTTCCTTGTCCTTGGCCTCATTACAACCcctaaaagaccttttgatctgaacatgcatatgttttaagtattgataattagaagcttgccaagtctacttgtgtttgttttcttgagtacatcgagctgatattattatttaccctagacacttgagagaaacactgtgagtgcatctgtgaggttttgttatttttgaatcacctcttgaactgattaatcattttgctatgtattgaattgcttggatgatttctatAAGTATCTGCTattcttgattttgtgttggataatttctacttcttttatttgtccagaattcttgagaactgtgtaaattttatttgttttcttgcgaatttttatttttctgtctgcTGAGTTTTGTGTCACCCTCCCCAAATGTCCTTTGAACCATTCCTTGAtttgcgtcttaattttgcccaggagtgcaaaagactaagtgtggtctattttgatgaatcattattttcttcactgcaCTTAGTTTATTATGCTaaatttaattagggaattgtgcttaattgttcagtattttcccgttttcACTAAATGTGCTTagtttgatcagaaattcttattttacttaatttgaattatctgagactaattacttacattattgagtgcaaggaaaattctgtaaatattttgggacatttggaaggACATTCATTTGTATACGGTGTTATTTTACTGAAgcattgatatatttttagtgaaagaCTTGTTGATCCGTTTTGGAGGGAGGATCTTAATTCATTTTGTTGAGCTTCTTTAGTTGCTGCAAGGAGGTTTCATCTACCGAATAGAAAAGAAAGGGCAGCTGCACtcattcaattattaattcatCACGGGTTCTTGGAGGGGGCATGCTGATTTTTAACACTTGCTTTACAAGTGAACGGTGCTTTAATGTGTGTGAAAgtgagattttaatttttattgaatgagGGCTTGATGGGCTCGTGCTGCAGCATTTGGTAAGAAAGAGtgatgttaaataaataaagaatgtaCATGGGAAACACCATGTCCCACACGTCCTCTCAATGGTAAAGAAGGTGATGATAGCACATTGCATAAGGAAATTGGAGAAGTGTTTATGCTAATTCACGTAGCACATGTCACACGGCCAATTATTTTTAGCAAGCATCATTTTAAGTGGAAGGAGGGGACCACAACAAAGAGCTCACGGTTACACAAGACCCCATATGGAATTTCATTTCAGCAAGCATTTAGTAACTTCAAATGCAGCAACAATAACATCCAGCAGCTTACGTCCAAAGCAAAGTTGGAAGAAGTGAATGCACATGTTAAGGGAAGTGTCTCGGCCTGGATAGAGCTGGAGCAGTCTCTACCAAGCAGCAGCAGCACGTTGCTGGCTGGGAGGAAAGACATCCACCATGGCAGCAGATTGAAGCCGCAGTCTAACATCTTCACGCTCCCAGCTGGTCCAGCAACTCCCATCCAGTGCCCATGGCAACATCTCACGTCCAACAACCTTAGTCCATTAGCTTGGATGAAAGCATCTCACGGCTGGAAGCAACAACACTTCACAGCTGCAAGCTTCATTCACACCTCATGGCAGCAAGGAGGTCCAGCAACGTCTAGCACCACCAACACCAGAAGAAGCCAGCAACGTTGGAGAAAAGCAAGCAGGAGATAGCCCATGGGTAGCTTCAAAGAAGGAGAACCATATGAAGAAGCTTGGTGGGTTTCATAGCAGCATGCACTCCAGCCACCttgaagaaagaaacaaaagaagtgGCACCCATGGTGTTGGATTTTAAatgaaagagaaggagaaagtgATGTGTTGATCACGGCTGTTTGGGAGCAAAGATGCAGCTGTCCACACATCCAGATTACAGCAGGAAGCACCATCCAGCCATCACACCACCAGAAACACCTCACGGCCTTGGTGCAGCAGCAAACCATCCAGCATTCACACTTCACACGGACATGGAAGAGCACTAGCAAAGAGAAGCCAATACATGGCCTTGGAAGAAGGTGAAGCATCCATAGAAGAGAATCATCCAGCAACCGTGAGCAAAGAGCTGGAATGAGAACGTGTTGGAGCAGCTGAGTTTGAAGAAGAAAGAGCTGGTCCAGTAAAGGAAATACTCCACATCCAGTAGCTTGGAAGCATAGAGGAAGGCACGGATGCTGCATATCCAGCAGCCATAATCACGGCTTGATGGAAGTAGAAGAATCCAAGGTGTAAAAGATGACAGAATGGAGGGCcctcaccctattttctcacgggAAGGCAAAAGGAGAGGCTCACGGGAGTAGCTTAATTGGGCTATAAAATGGAGCAGCAGAGAAGTAGAAATCATTAGTTTAGGAGTAGAGTTAAGAGTTATGTTCTGAGTTTCTCCTCCCCTTTTGGGGGAGGTTTTGTGTTTGATTCAATTTCCAGTTtccagaattgaattttaattgtattttccAATTCAGTTGCATTTCTTAATTGATGTTcgttgaaatttattttcatttatcattttctGAAATTATCGTTTTATGAATTTACCATTTTCTAAACTCTCTTTATTTTACCGTCTACTGTTACGTTTTATGCATGTTTACAGTTCcagtattttaatttcaaacactgTGTAATTTTCCCTTTTCcatttttaccgtcttttaccgcttgtttttaccgtcattaaaatttatttcagtatgtttaaattcagttgtgtttaatttaatttccagtccactttaattttattttacttcagttttatttaatttccaattttaaattttatttttctgcatcCAAAAActttcacaaaccccccccccccccccccccccttcgtgTTAGATCTAAGACTTAACCgatatttggtccttgagagacgacctaggagtcacttcctagttatactgcattattAATATCTGCAATCAActtttgatgggccgcgacagcttCATCAAaaatggcgccgttgccggggatcaaTAACGGttcggttttagatttttgttgtataaagttttgttctgttaatatgtttgttttgtgtgttttgtcttgtatatttttgtaggcgacaacgacaccttcagcaaattttggcggcgttgtcacttcagttcaggttcttgttttagatttttactgtttttgttttgttacgtggttgtaatatatgttttgtcttttatatttttattgtgttgtgttttgtattatatctgttaattaaaaaaaaaattaattaataaaaaaatttaaaaaaaaaaaaaaaaaaattgttctgtCTTGTTTATGTCTgaagcatgtttaattgtgttgtgttttattttgtgttgtgatgtgatgttctattTTCTGTATGCATGTCATGTATTTTAtctgttaattaaatttttttttttctttcctgtgttttattttgaaattttctttttagatgtctacctattttaattttgtgaacaaTGTTTATTCTGCCGATACCTCTAATTATGAATCTCCTTCTGCATGGTACTTTAATTATTCTGCTGATTTTTGTAATGAGAACAATATTGCGCATCCTCTGGTGAGGGGCGTACATGATGATGTTGCCCAGTCTATATCAGATTTTGAAAGCAAGTTGGACGATAAGATTGACTCTCTTGAGAAGTTGGTGACACAATTGACTACCAACAGGAGATCTACATCTCCATCTGCGTCTGTTGCACGACTATGTGCTATTTGTCTTTCCAGTAACCACTATACAGATGCATGTCCTTCTTTGCAGCACCATGTTGCCTCTGATGCGCCTCAAGCTTATTCTACGAACATCTACAACAGGctacaaaaacaacaacaacagcagaTGCAATTTTATGATGCTCCCTTTCAAATAACTCCTCAACCTTCAACTTCTGaacctacattgaaggagttattagagcagatgaccatgcagaatctcaagttcaagcaagagagcatgaagatccagcaggaaactcaagctgccatgcagaATCTGAGTAATCAGATCAGGCAGATGGtcactcttgcacctgaggagaatgctgaagtttttgaggaccaggcaagaataagcagtaCTATGGAGCCAGGTAGACCATTTTTATCTTCCACCGTGGAGGTAAGTGTACCGCAACTTGAATGTGCAGTTGATGAATTGGAAATTCATGAGAAAATTTCTACTgagcaaaaacatgtttattctGAAACTGATATAGATTTGATTGACAATTCTGAAGTTTTTGATTCAGTATTAGTTTCTGAAACCATTGATATAAATGTTGTGTTGAATGAACATGATTACAGTGATGAAATTTCCATTGATAATAGCTTGGAACTGAATGTGGATTTTGTTGATAATGCATAtgtcaatattgattttgagaCAGGAATTTTGCAATCGCATAACATGATAGAGTTAGAACAAAATTTCGATCTGACTCAGTTTTCTGAGAATTGTGAATGTGATTGTGAATCTGGTTCTTGCCCgatttgtattgaaattgattatgtgttACAAACAGATTCTGAATTCATAACAGATGTTATTGATTATGAGTTTGATGACCAGGTTACAAAAGTAAATGAGAATACAGGTATTACTCCGGTGTCTCAGACTCAACAACTGCTGGTGGACAGAAGGCTCCTCATTTTATTGATACAACAACTTGCTCGgagaagaagcaagaaaactcTTGATTTGAGTAAGACGGCAGTACTGGGCGAGCTGCTCCTGAAGACATCTTCGCCGGATCCTGAGGTGGAAGATATATCACTGATGGCCCagaattggcaactgccaccatgaccagggaGCACTCTTTTTCCTCATTATGTACATAGCTTTTCTGGTGTGTTTTGATGGTTGCATTTAtttcgttttattttttttaaattgtgggcataaaaattaaaaaaaaaattgtgatataatattttgttttaagcgtatcaaatctttattttgatatgtgtatttatttcttagtttacgaatcattttttttttaaaaaaaaaaaaaaaagaaaaaaaaagagaagaaaaaaaaagagaaaaaaaaaagagtttttgtgttttgtttcaagtatgttattttgttaatatatgttaatatatgttttgtaattatgttttttgtttgctgtttttgaCATATGTGTTTTATCCGCTTTGATATTTTAATTCTGTATTAGGTCTGTTGTTTCGTTATTAtgtgttctgtttttatttatttattttgtttttgttaaaaaaaaattataaaaaaaaaaataaaataaaaataatctaagAGCATAATTAACATGTAAGGGCAGAGAGGTGTAATTTGAGCTGAAACTATCTGAGTACTTTTATTGAAAACCAAATTCACCGAAAACATTTTGTCTTACtttgttaattataataatattaataaaaaaaacataataaaacatGGGCAGTGATCGATCAGTAATGATCGTTAAGGATTACAgtccaacaaaaaaaataataaaaataaaatacataaaaagcATAATAAAGATGTTCGGAGGTCGATCTTTAGTGATCGTTAACATTACagaccaaataaaataaaacacataaaaaaaaaacataaaaaacataaaaacaaacaaacataaaaatttaaaactggaaGAATTcacgagctggttgtggtggtctaagggagagctccgttgagggagctctggttcggaatgtgagaagcatgggtggagggatttgtctCTCATCTCTATcatcgtcaatgatgatcggaacgggaaacagattcagcagcctcggtgccctcattatcacccagtcgtattctttcaacaaaaaaaaaaattgtgttaataaTTGTAGAGGAAtggaaaaaaatcaataaaattgagGTGTGATCAGagtcttaccgtacatatatagcggcagttgtgaaaactgagtgccagtggggtctatctccgcttgccagcgcctgacccgattgccgtggttgttgaaccagcagtgcacgttgtattcgctggcatctccgaacatccttagtcgagacgtgatctcgacaacttgcgctctacttgggtgtgtgaccccaaagttgtagattctggtcatcatctgggtctgattttcggtaggacgccaccgctgactggtgtatctctctgaTTCTATCTCACTCATCATTCCTCTcgataaattctaaaaaaaaaaaaatatataaaaaaaaaaaaaaacaaaaacataaaaaataaaaaacataaaaataaaataaaaaaaaaaaaaaaacagcaaaaagcataaaaaattttgttctgtgttttctttattttttcttgtttccttTTTGATTTATTTGTCCAGTCTGTATGTGAtgtttcagtgtctggtcttagatctgtttcacggtccttgcaaaagggtcctaaacggatctacgtccagttgtccttgtccatattgttcttgtatattatgtttctgtgtttattttgttttaagtggggtacgtggcgttgttctacccgattgtctctgccataccttcaaacgaagggagattaacgtctggtttccagccgatataccccttaaatTTTAAGACAgttatgttttaagtgttttatgtttagaaaaaaaaaattgaaaagggagAGGAAGAGCAGGAAAGAGGAAagcagagaagaaaaataaaggaaagcaggaaatggaaaataaaaggcagaaaataaagaagaacgAAGTGCATAAAGGAAGGGAACAGGCAGGAAAAGCTTAAAGGGGAGTATGGAAAGAAATTACATGAAGGAAAGAAGGAAGGTGTcgaggacttacctggagtagTAGGCTGGCAGAGAAGCTCCTCGGGGTTCTCACACTCTTCAGATGGCACCAGGGCAGAGGCTCCGCAGAGATTCCAGACGCTCAGGTTGAAAGAGAGAGGAGAGCGgagaggagaagagagagaagggagGATTAGAGAGAGAGACTAGGTCAGAAAATGTTGCTCGACGCTGAGATTGGCCTATTTATAGGCAAATTGtttccactgtagcaacagttccggtcgTTGCCACCGAGACTGTTGTCACAGTAACGGTCAtccttttttcaaaaaaaaaaaaaaaaaaaaaaaaaaaaaattggcatctactgatggatgttactaaAGAATTTCTTCCCTATTTCCtaactttttattgcacttatctatattatttgattgctctgaaattgataatctgacgattgtgacacactgaggacattgtgtgatttaagtgtggtctactgggaagaaattctgatttttctgttagtttctgttagtatgtattttgtgtgttaaattttttgtttttgagtgttaaatttttctgtttcaagttgtttttagtgtgttttgtgtgcaataaattttacatttttctcttgatttctggattatctaaattgtagatttttccttcacttacttactacttatagattgtaatccttgcttttctttgcttggaaagatgattatacgtttgagaggttgatttgattgtgacgaataccctgtgagagatttgagccacttaattttctttcttgtgtgtgatatgtatcttgaatgcttgcatatatgccttggcttgattctttttgatatacttgattgatatacatgttcagacgtgataaaggcatttttgttcttgagcctctttagccaaataagcctaccctgCTATTATCCTTTgaaacccctttgagcctatactgtatTTATTTCCTTGTgattgaagctcatacactgatcctaagtaaAAACAATGATTACCTAAAACgtaggaaagtctggagctacagaagtgttttgtgaaaaagtgtggtctccttgggaattctgatgaattggctagttagttcctcatcatgttttgaaaatatgaattatatcctgttgtgtgataaaaaaaaaaaaaaagacaggatgaaaaaaaaaattgatgagaaaaagagaggaaaatgaaaaataattttgaggacaatggagtcgagaagaggattgaattagaggtttgggtgagatttgaCTGTATTTCCTTGTTTTCCCCAGTGCTCCTCTAATTCTTCTGAGATCTAGCTACTTTTCCAAATTTATCCTTCCTTGTCCTTGGCCTCATTACAACCcctaaaagaccttttgatctgaacatgcatatgttttaagtattgataattagaagcttgccaagtctacttgtgtttgttttcttgagtacatcgagctgatattattatttaccctagacacttgagagaaacactgtgagtgcatctgtgaggttttgttatttttgaatcacctcttgaactgattaatcattttgctatgtattgaattgcttggatgatttctatAAGTATCTGCTattcttgattttgtgttggataatttctacttcttttatttgtccagaattcttgagaactgtgtaaattttatttgttttcttgcgaatttttatttttctgtctgcTGAGTTTTGTGTCACCCTCCCCAAATGTCCTTTGAACCATTCCTTGAtttgcgtcttaattttgcccaggagtgcaaaagactaagtgtggtctattttgatgaatcattattttcttcactgcaCTTAGTTTATTATGCTaaatttaattagggaattgtgcttaattgttcagtattttcccgtt contains:
- the LOC128195182 gene encoding uncharacterized protein LOC128195182 → MALEEGEASIEENHPATNNIAHPLVRGVHDDVAQSISDFESKLDDKIDSLEKLVTQLTTNRRSTSPSASVARLCAICLSSNHYTDACPSLQHHVASDAPQAYSTNIYNRLQKQQQQQMQFYDAPFQITPQPSTSEPTLKELLEQMTMQNLKFKQESMKIQQETQAAMQNLSNQIRQMVTLAPEENAEVFEDQARISSTMEPGYKSK